The nucleotide sequence TCAGACGTCCAACTGGATTTGCCCGGCTACGGCAAACCGACCCCGGCAAGCGAGGCCGAGTTCAAAGAGATCATCGCGAAATTTGTCCGGTCTGCAAAGATTGCAGAAGACGCGGGGTTTGATGGCGTCGAGATTCATGCCGCACATGGCTACCTGCTGAGTTCGGCCCTGTCGCCCCGGATCAATACCCGCACCGACCGTTGGGGCGGCGCACTGGAAAACCGGGCACGGCTGGCGCTCGAGGTGGTCAAAGCGGTCCGCCACGCTGTCGATCCGCGCTTTATCGTTGCCGTCAAACTGAACTCATCCGATTTCCAGAAAGGTGGCTTCGACCATGCCGAGGCTGTTCAGGTGGCTGTCATGCTGGAAGCGGAAGGCGTGGATTTCATCGAAATCTCCGGCGGCAATTTCGAAGAGCCGACGGCATATCAGCACGCGTCGAAAAGCGGATCGACGCAGATACGGGAAGCCTATTTCCTCGACTATGCTGCCGCAATCAAATCTGCCCTGGCCATTCCCCTGATGGTCACCGGAGGCTTTCGATCCGCGAACGTCATGAATGACGCCATTTCCAGCGGCAAAACCGACCTGATCGGGATGGGACGCCCCTTTATCGCCGATCTAGGGTTCGCCGCCAGATTGCTGAGTGGCGAGATCACCAAAGCACCCTTCGTTGAACAGAATTTCCCGCCTGCCGACACCTTGCCGCGCGGGGCGGTCCTCAACTGGTTCTGCACACAGATCGCACTTGCAGGGAAGACAGGGGCACCGGACCTCACAATTTCTCTGGTGGATGGGCATAAGAGCTACTTGAACCAAATCAAACTGGCCACCGAGCGGCTGCTCGAAGCAAGACGCGATTGATTTCGGTCTAAAAGAAGGCTTCGAAAGCTACTCATAGCGGTCATTGATTCAGGTTCGATGGAAGGCAGGTTCGTCCCGATCAGCGACGTTCAATAGCAAAAAATGCTGCGCGATGCACGATTGGCCGGTTTGGTGAATGCCGCACTGCAGCGTGCCGCCGACGCTGACTGACCGCAAAGGGCCGGGTGCGCCGCCGCACGGTCTACCGGCCCAACGGCCGGACAGCAGCCTGTGAACTTGCAGCATTGCATATGCACCATCTTAAGGAGTTCGCCCTGAACAACCCTCAACATCCTGATTATGCTTGCGAAATGAACGTTTCTTATCGCCTTTTATTGCAAGGTTTCGTATAATCTGGGCCGAAACCTTGCAATTTCGGGGTGGGCGATGAAGGCAAAACCGAAGGGTCCAGAGCAAGACGATCTGTTCCGCGCGCGGCTGGTCGAGATCTGGGGATCGTATCCGGGCCACTGGTCATAACTGCTCCGCACATCCATCATTGTTTCCCTGTCTTTTTCGGTTTGGGCTGATGCAATCTGCGGCGTACATTTGCACGGAAGGTGTTGCGCAGATCCTTGTTGATCAGATCGAGATCGAACCAGTCCGGATCGAAATACCCACCAGCCCAATACAGTTGATCGGCGTTCTCATCGTGATCAGGGTCCGAAATCGCTTCCAGAAACATCTCATACCCGAAAGTGCCACCAACGTCCTCAGGCGGTGTGGCGCGCGCGCCGGCGACACATTGGGCATGTTTGGGAACAGGATCCAGAGCCAACCAGTCCACAACCGTGATCTTGTGCTGCCAGTGGTCTCCAAAGTCATAGATATAGACGAAGCCACAATCTTGCTTGACGAAATCTGACAACCGGACTTCGCTTGAGTCGAAAACCTTTTGGTCATCGAAATCATGGTACAGCAACTCCGGATCACCAAAGCGCAGGCCGCCGATCAGAAACTCATGGAGATGGCTTTCTGTCCAGCTGAACGCCGCCTGCAAGACCAGATGCAGCTTGTCGAGCGACCAGTCGGTCGGCACAGTCAGCTCGCGCCAGATCAGCGGCGTGATTCCGTCAAGCTCAACACGAAGTTTTGCGGCATTTATCTCATGAAGCATGTGGCCTCACCATGTGTGCGCGTTCTGTAAAATTCTTGGACCAGTT is from Roseinatronobacter monicus and encodes:
- a CDS encoding NADH:flavin oxidoreductase/NADH oxidase family protein — its product is MTISDPLILPNGATLKNRIVKSAMSEALADEYNNPTQAHIDLFAQWSAGGAALLITGNTPVDRVHLEHAGNFVLDPDSDIERVSALAASGKSGGAKILVQLAHAGRQTPEAINARPTSVSDVQLDLPGYGKPTPASEAEFKEIIAKFVRSAKIAEDAGFDGVEIHAAHGYLLSSALSPRINTRTDRWGGALENRARLALEVVKAVRHAVDPRFIVAVKLNSSDFQKGGFDHAEAVQVAVMLEAEGVDFIEISGGNFEEPTAYQHASKSGSTQIREAYFLDYAAAIKSALAIPLMVTGGFRSANVMNDAISSGKTDLIGMGRPFIADLGFAARLLSGEITKAPFVEQNFPPADTLPRGAVLNWFCTQIALAGKTGAPDLTISLVDGHKSYLNQIKLATERLLEARRD
- a CDS encoding plasmid pRiA4b ORF-3 family protein, producing the protein MLHEINAAKLRVELDGITPLIWRELTVPTDWSLDKLHLVLQAAFSWTESHLHEFLIGGLRFGDPELLYHDFDDQKVFDSSEVRLSDFVKQDCGFVYIYDFGDHWQHKITVVDWLALDPVPKHAQCVAGARATPPEDVGGTFGYEMFLEAISDPDHDENADQLYWAGGYFDPDWFDLDLINKDLRNTFRANVRRRLHQPKPKKTGKQ